In one window of Pseudomonas putida DNA:
- a CDS encoding DinB family protein codes for MELLSHHLLTQAYNNGWANHRLYKACLQLNHDEFVAPRCSFFPSIKATLNHLLTVDWFYLNALECEQRGEAPEADGERFFEPEQPFATCTDLHAQQAQADQRLIAYCRLLRDDQLRRYVSIVRPDRVQREQRLRLLAHLFEHQIHHRGQVHAMLSDTSVRPPQLDEFFCEEEAPLRADDFAELGWSEEQVWRA; via the coding sequence ATGGAGCTGCTGTCGCACCATCTGCTGACCCAGGCCTACAACAATGGCTGGGCCAACCATCGCCTTTACAAGGCATGCCTGCAACTGAATCACGACGAGTTCGTCGCCCCCCGTTGCAGCTTCTTTCCCTCGATCAAGGCCACGCTCAATCACCTGCTGACGGTGGACTGGTTCTACCTCAATGCCCTGGAGTGCGAGCAGCGCGGTGAAGCCCCCGAGGCGGATGGCGAGCGCTTCTTCGAGCCTGAACAGCCGTTTGCTACCTGCACCGACCTGCACGCCCAGCAGGCCCAGGCCGACCAGCGCCTGATCGCGTATTGCCGACTGTTGCGTGACGACCAGTTGCGGCGCTATGTGAGTATCGTGCGGCCTGACCGGGTCCAGCGCGAGCAGCGCCTGCGCCTGCTCGCGCACCTGTTCGAACACCAGATCCATCACCGCGGGCAGGTGCATGCGATGCTCAGCGACACCTCGGTGCGCCCGCCGCAGCTGGACGAATTCTTCTGCGAGGAGGAAGCGCCCCTGCGTGCGGATGATTTTGCCGAACTGGGGTGGAGCGAAGAGCAGGTCTGGCGGGCGTGA
- the zapE gene encoding cell division protein ZapE, whose translation MTPYALYQQAILQQGFAADPAQAEAVAALQHCFEVLEQGRSGQGVYLWGPVGRGKTWLMDQFQQCLAVPSRRQHFHHFMAWVHQRLFLLSGTADPLHALAQELARDIRVLCFDELFVSDIGDAIILGRLFQVLFDQGVVIVATSNQPPDQLYLDGFNRERFLPAIAAIQRHMQIVSVAGEQDHRLHPGEQRQRYWIAEAGKPGAMVEVFRQLSADDPGTDQPLQVGSRQIQVIRRSEQVIWCRFADLCEQPLAATEFMALCDRYTAILLEGLPALGGVQRAGRIARGTEDGARRVVAGDRQLPALSPRDDSVRRFIALVDECYDRRVALYLEAEVALEALYTQGYLAFPFRRTLSRLREMQLQRFA comes from the coding sequence ATGACGCCCTACGCCCTTTATCAGCAAGCCATCCTGCAGCAAGGCTTTGCCGCCGATCCTGCACAGGCTGAGGCCGTTGCCGCCCTGCAGCATTGCTTCGAGGTGCTGGAGCAGGGGCGTAGCGGCCAGGGCGTCTACCTGTGGGGCCCGGTCGGACGTGGCAAGACCTGGTTGATGGATCAATTCCAGCAGTGCCTTGCGGTTCCTTCCCGGCGACAGCATTTTCATCACTTCATGGCCTGGGTGCACCAGCGCCTGTTTTTGCTGAGTGGCACTGCCGACCCACTGCATGCGTTGGCCCAAGAGCTGGCCAGGGATATCCGCGTACTGTGCTTCGATGAGCTGTTTGTCAGCGATATTGGCGACGCGATCATCCTGGGGCGCCTGTTTCAGGTGCTGTTCGACCAGGGCGTGGTGATCGTCGCTACGTCCAACCAGCCGCCCGACCAGTTGTATCTCGACGGATTCAATCGGGAGCGCTTCTTGCCGGCCATTGCCGCGATCCAGCGGCACATGCAGATCGTTTCCGTGGCCGGTGAACAGGACCACCGCCTGCACCCCGGCGAACAACGCCAGCGCTACTGGATTGCCGAGGCGGGCAAGCCCGGCGCAATGGTCGAGGTATTCCGGCAACTGAGCGCGGATGACCCCGGCACCGACCAACCGTTGCAGGTCGGTTCGCGGCAGATCCAGGTGATTCGCCGCAGCGAGCAGGTGATCTGGTGCCGCTTCGCCGACCTGTGCGAGCAACCGCTGGCGGCGACTGAGTTCATGGCCCTGTGTGACCGCTATACGGCCATCCTGCTGGAGGGGCTGCCAGCACTGGGCGGGGTGCAACGTGCCGGGCGCATCGCCCGCGGAACCGAGGACGGCGCCCGGCGTGTAGTGGCTGGTGATCGCCAGTTACCGGCGCTGTCGCCCCGCGATGACAGTGTGCGGCGTTTCATCGCATTGGTCGACGAATGCTACGACCGTCGGGTCGCCTTGTACCTGGAAGCGGAGGTTGCGCTCGAAGCGCTCTACACTCAAGGGTATCTGGCGTTCCCGTTCAGGCGGACCCTGAGCCGGCTGCGGGAGATGCAACTGCAACGCTTCGCCTGA
- a CDS encoding PQQ-dependent sugar dehydrogenase translates to MTSRIWMTTLAAAALFPLLAQAADDRQFPSEEGQLTVSTVADGLVNPWALAFLPGGKDMLVTERSGNLRIVGAEGKVGPPLSGVPKVWAQGQGGLLDVVLSPEFNQDRTVYLSYAEEGADGKGGTAVGRGQLSQDRARLENFTVIFRQQPKLSDGNHFGSRLVFDRDGYLFIALGENNQRPTAQDLDKLQGKLVRILPDGEVPKDNPFVGQKNVRPEIWSYGHRNQQGAALNPWTGKLWTHEHGPRGGDEINIPQAGKNYGWPIATHGINYSLMPIPEAKGKHVQGMEDPHHVWEKSPGISGMAFYDSPTFKAWDHNLFIGALATQELIRLQLDGDKIVHEERLLGELKARIRDVRVGPDGYLYVLTDAKDGALLKVGLSGS, encoded by the coding sequence ATGACGTCACGTATCTGGATGACCACCCTGGCTGCAGCCGCGCTGTTCCCGCTATTGGCGCAGGCTGCCGACGACAGGCAGTTTCCGAGCGAAGAAGGGCAGTTGACCGTCAGTACCGTTGCCGATGGCCTGGTCAACCCGTGGGCTTTGGCATTCCTGCCGGGGGGCAAGGATATGCTCGTCACCGAGCGCTCAGGCAACCTGCGCATCGTCGGGGCCGAAGGCAAGGTCGGGCCGCCGCTGTCAGGGGTGCCCAAGGTCTGGGCGCAAGGGCAGGGCGGTCTGCTGGATGTGGTGCTTTCGCCGGAGTTCAACCAGGATCGCACGGTGTACCTGTCGTATGCCGAGGAGGGCGCGGACGGCAAGGGAGGCACGGCGGTCGGACGTGGCCAGCTGTCGCAGGACCGCGCGCGCCTGGAAAATTTCACCGTGATCTTCCGCCAGCAACCCAAGCTGTCTGACGGTAACCACTTCGGTTCGCGACTGGTGTTCGACCGCGACGGGTATCTATTCATTGCCTTGGGCGAGAACAACCAGCGCCCCACCGCCCAGGACCTGGACAAGTTGCAGGGCAAGCTGGTCCGCATCCTGCCTGATGGCGAGGTGCCCAAGGACAACCCCTTCGTCGGCCAGAAGAATGTGCGCCCGGAAATCTGGTCGTACGGCCACCGCAACCAGCAGGGCGCGGCGCTCAACCCTTGGACAGGCAAGCTCTGGACCCACGAGCATGGCCCACGCGGCGGCGATGAGATCAACATTCCCCAGGCAGGAAAGAACTACGGTTGGCCGATCGCGACCCATGGCATCAACTACTCGCTGATGCCGATCCCCGAGGCCAAGGGCAAGCATGTCCAGGGTATGGAAGATCCGCACCATGTGTGGGAGAAGTCCCCAGGTATCAGTGGCATGGCCTTCTACGACAGCCCGACCTTCAAGGCCTGGGATCACAACCTGTTCATCGGTGCGTTGGCCACCCAGGAGCTGATTCGTCTGCAGCTCGACGGTGACAAGATCGTCCACGAAGAGCGCCTGTTGGGGGAACTCAAGGCGCGTATTCGTGATGTGCGAGTGGGGCCGGACGGTTACCTTTACGTGCTGACCGACGCCAAGGATGGGGCGCTGCTCAAGGTAGGCCTGAGCGGGAGTTGA
- a CDS encoding LEA type 2 family protein, whose product MTACLRNSARLCLALLLALALNACALLQNRDPLNINVIGVEPLPGQDLELRMAVKIRVQNPNETPVDFNGIALNLEVNDQPLAAGVSDQRGHIGRYDEAVIVVPVSITAFSFLRQAYGLSQTQSLQGLPYVLRGKLAGGPLGTVRFTDKGKLDLPQPGGAGW is encoded by the coding sequence ATGACCGCCTGCTTGCGTAACTCAGCCCGACTGTGCCTGGCCCTGCTGCTGGCCCTCGCTCTCAATGCCTGCGCACTGCTGCAAAACCGCGATCCGCTGAACATCAATGTCATCGGTGTCGAACCCCTGCCCGGGCAGGACCTGGAGTTGCGCATGGCAGTGAAGATACGCGTTCAGAACCCCAACGAGACGCCGGTGGACTTCAACGGTATTGCACTGAACCTGGAAGTGAACGATCAACCGTTGGCGGCAGGTGTCAGCGACCAGCGCGGGCATATCGGCCGTTATGACGAGGCGGTGATCGTGGTCCCGGTGAGCATCACCGCGTTTTCGTTCTTGCGCCAGGCGTATGGTCTCAGCCAAACCCAATCGCTACAGGGATTGCCCTATGTGCTGCGCGGGAAGCTGGCCGGCGGACCGCTGGGTACGGTGCGCTTCACCGATAAAGGCAAGCTCGATCTGCCGCAGCCTGGGGGTGCAGGCTGGTGA
- a CDS encoding DUF883 family protein: protein MARKSTATVDSDQIKDQVFSELQALIEESEKLLDDSASLVGEEADTLRAQLGLKLRQARQATSRLGQKAQPVVDATQEYIGGHPWQTVAISAGFGLVVGLLLGRRQ from the coding sequence ATGGCCAGGAAATCCACCGCAACAGTCGACAGCGATCAGATCAAGGACCAGGTATTCAGTGAGCTGCAGGCCTTGATCGAGGAGTCCGAAAAGCTTCTCGACGACAGCGCCTCACTGGTGGGCGAAGAAGCCGACACCTTGCGCGCCCAGCTTGGCCTGAAGCTACGTCAGGCACGCCAGGCCACCAGTCGTCTGGGGCAGAAGGCACAGCCGGTGGTAGATGCCACGCAGGAGTACATTGGTGGTCATCCGTGGCAGACCGTCGCGATTTCCGCAGGTTTCGGGCTGGTGGTCGGCTTGCTGCTCGGCCGTCGTCAGTAA
- a CDS encoding tRNA-(ms[2]io[6]A)-hydroxylase: protein MSLTPEIDAFLGCPTPDAWIEAALADQETLLIDHKNCEFKAASTALSLIAKYNTHLDLINMMSRLAREELVHHEQVLRLMKRRGVPLRPVSAGRYASGLRRVVRAHEPVKLVDTLVVGAFIEARSCERFAALAPHLDQELGTFYHGLLKSEARHYQGYLKLAHHYGEQADIARVVEKVREVEAELISSPDMEMRFHSGIPMAQPA from the coding sequence ATGTCCCTGACCCCTGAAATCGACGCCTTCCTTGGCTGCCCTACGCCTGACGCCTGGATCGAAGCGGCGCTCGCCGACCAGGAAACCCTGCTGATCGACCACAAGAACTGCGAGTTCAAGGCCGCCAGCACCGCGCTCAGCCTGATCGCCAAGTACAACACCCATCTGGACTTGATCAACATGATGTCGCGCCTGGCTCGTGAGGAGCTGGTGCACCATGAACAGGTTCTGCGTCTGATGAAGCGTCGTGGCGTCCCCCTGCGGCCTGTTTCGGCAGGACGATATGCCTCGGGCTTGCGCCGCGTCGTGCGTGCTCACGAGCCGGTCAAGCTGGTCGATACCCTGGTCGTCGGCGCTTTTATCGAGGCGCGCAGCTGTGAGCGTTTCGCAGCGTTGGCGCCACACCTGGATCAGGAGCTTGGCACCTTCTACCACGGCCTGCTCAAGAGTGAAGCACGTCATTACCAGGGCTACCTGAAACTGGCGCACCACTATGGTGAACAAGCTGATATCGCGCGGGTGGTGGAGAAGGTGAGGGAAGTGGAAGCCGAGCTGATCAGCTCGCCAGATATGGAGATGCGCTTTCACAGCGGCATCCCGATGGCCCAGCCCGCCTGA
- a CDS encoding universal stress protein: MQAVRSILVVLDPEHAHSRALTRAKLIAGVTGARLHLLMCDKKQDHSALLSLLSSQLHDDGYDNVTHEQAWHDTLHESIISVQQAEGCELVIKEHRPDNPLRKALLTPSDWKLLRQCPCAVLMVKSERPWTGGKILAAVDVGNQDGDHRRLHASIIDHGYAIASLAKGELHVISAHPSPMLSASDPVYQLSETIEKRYREACSAFQAEFDISEDRLHVAEGPADVLIPYTEKQIDAVVTIVGTVARTGISGALIGNTAEVVLDSLEGDVLVLKSEEATTHLAELARG, translated from the coding sequence ATGCAAGCCGTTCGCAGCATCCTCGTCGTACTCGACCCCGAGCACGCCCACAGCCGGGCGTTGACCCGGGCCAAGCTGATCGCCGGGGTGACCGGCGCACGCCTGCATCTGCTGATGTGCGACAAGAAGCAGGACCATAGCGCCCTGCTCAGCCTGCTCAGTAGCCAACTGCATGATGATGGCTACGACAATGTCACCCATGAGCAGGCCTGGCATGACACGCTGCATGAGTCGATTATCAGTGTGCAGCAAGCCGAAGGGTGCGAACTGGTGATCAAGGAGCATCGTCCGGACAATCCGCTGCGCAAGGCGCTGCTCACACCCAGCGACTGGAAACTGTTGCGCCAATGCCCCTGCGCCGTGCTGATGGTCAAAAGCGAACGGCCTTGGACCGGCGGCAAGATCCTCGCAGCGGTGGATGTGGGGAATCAGGACGGGGATCATCGGCGGCTACATGCCAGCATCATCGACCATGGCTATGCAATCGCCAGCCTGGCCAAAGGCGAGTTGCATGTGATCAGTGCTCATCCCTCGCCGATGCTGTCGGCGTCCGACCCGGTGTATCAGCTCAGCGAAACCATCGAAAAGCGTTACCGCGAAGCGTGCTCGGCATTCCAGGCGGAGTTCGATATCAGCGAGGATCGCCTGCATGTCGCCGAGGGGCCTGCCGATGTACTGATTCCCTATACCGAGAAACAGATCGATGCGGTGGTCACCATCGTCGGTACCGTTGCGCGCACGGGGATATCTGGCGCCTTGATCGGCAACACCGCCGAGGTGGTGCTTGATTCACTCGAGGGGGATGTACTGGTGCTCAAGAGCGAGGAGGCCACGACGCACCTGGCCGAGTTGGCGCGCGGTTGA